The genomic stretch agagagaggcgatgagAATGCTCATAATAGAAGCATCTTGTTCACGCCATGCCTTGGCTTTGATAGAGTCTTGAGAGCAACGATAGTCACCAGTGACAAAGTCGAATAGGCGTTGGCCAGTGAGATAGGGTACTACCTGTGTGCGccaataaacatagttcttagatGTGAGCTTTAGAGATATCATATGATGAGCACCAGAGTGGGATGTGGGAGGTGGGGATGGTTCAGTCATTAGGGATTGGAGTATAGAAAATGTATGTGAGGGGAAAAGGGGAGAAACGTGGGTTGGGGTTTTGGgcttgctttttttttatttttatgagaatagaggagaaaaggggagtgggttgggtttgggtgtgctgttttgtttttgtttttttttttttttttttttttttgtttgtggttgTGTTTGaaagggaagagggagagaacgTGGGTTGTTGGGAAATAAAAGGGAAGTGGGAGATGGAGAAAGGGACGTTGGTctctttgggtttttttttcttgaaagggAAGACAAAGAGGTCGTGGGTTGTGGGAGATAGAGAGGACTGCGTGGGGATGAGGGAGGTGCTCGGTGGAGCTTATGATgctcttgataccatgttgaagtAGTGTATTGACattaactttaatgagtgtacaatggtgatcttatatagagattgcagttattgagttataaacaaactctatgatcacatgtgggagactcaaactctaatagtaatagggtaggactctgttaacatatgtgagtaatggactGAAAGTcaattatcacatgtgagagtcatattccaactctgctgtctcataAGGTAGTCTTAGACTGCAAGtcagtctctagagtttgtgcccATTGAAATGCCCACAATGTAGGAGATGTTGAGTGTGAGTATAACTCTAGAGatttgagttcgagtgggatgcTAACTGTCCTGATATCATAGAACATGAATCCATTCTGATGATCCATCGCTGATCATCACCTTCTCCCCTAACTCAATTGCACTTTCCCCTCCCCACCTCAACCTTTCCGAGCAAAAAACTTCATCCAGCTAGACCTAATCACACCCTCTCTAGTTCACTGTACCCTCCCCTCACTGCTAAACATCCCGTCATCTTACCTCATTTAAAACGAAACTTCCTCCCACTTGAGAAACCTAATATTATCATAACTCTTGTGACCAATTGTCAACTCCCACCATAAATTCTACAATTCcccaatgaaacccaaatgtaaCCGAGACAAATATCCCTCCTTCCCATCTTCCAAAAGCAAACATCCATCTCGCCAAATCTTCACATTTCACAAACTGCATGAGAGGTGTCCTTCCCACGGCCATCACATTCCCCTGAAGTACCTGCGAAAACAACCAACCCCACCTACACCCACTAACCACACCCAGCCACCGATCATGAAGTCATTTTGGGGCGCACCCTCTGTGAACTCTGGCGAGGACATCACCTCCCATCCATGCAATCTTTTGGCCACGTCGATGGTCTAAATGGTTGTTAACAAACCTTTTCCCTCATCCGATGACTTGCGAGACCGACTTGTGTTGCTTTAGGATCCTAGGGGTGCGATCTTCGTCTGCTGCATTGATAGAGGTTccttttatgttgatttttgtcAGTGGATTCCAAGAAATCTGTTATGGCTTACTCATCTTGGTGGTGTGGTGACCACTTCCTGAAACTGAGTGCCTTTCCTCTGGACACCGATGCTTCTAACAGAGAGCTTGATATTGTTCATGTCTGGATCCATGTATACAACATTCTAATAGAAGAATTTTCCTTCCTCAACGTCCGATCGGCAATCTTTTGCATGGGCCGTGTCTTGGATATCAGTCTTAACTTATTTAAACTCCTTGAGAATGGGCTTTCGCTTGGTACGGCACGAGTAAAGGTTGCAGTAAAGAAAAACAGATCAGTATGTTTGAACCCAAGAATTCATCTGATGGATGGAGAACTGATCGAAGCCTTCTTCAAATTTGAGCTGACAACTCTCTACGCTCTTTGTGGACGTGTCACACACCTGGTTGATTTATGCCCTAACCTGCTCCAGCTTCAAGAGTCTCCGATCCAACTCCCTTACAAAGATGCTGCCACTCGGCCTCTATTCATAAACAATCGAAAGATCTGCATAGCCACTGATCCTTTTGCATATCCACCACCTACAGTGATCCATGTTTCAATGGTTCCCATTGGTGGCATCCTGTCACAAAATCAATTGGGACCATTGACTGCAGACTATGGATCCACACAAAAAAATGTTTGTACTCCAATGATGGTGGACCTACCCTTCCCAAAAAACTACCCCTCATCCGATGGTAACCCTGTTTTACCCCCTTCAAAATCTTACACCTGATGAGCTATTACTGTTGCAGCAGCTCTTCTCCATGGACCCAAAACCTGGCATCCCTCCTAATCCCTTTATGAACATGCTTAACACTCCACTTCTCCCTGCCCCAATCAGGTGTATTGTCCCATTTGCCGAGTTCACTAGAATAAACCCCAATACCACATCAACCATCCACGGACTGGGCTTGCCCCCTTTTACATCTGATGCAACCCGTACCTCCATACCACAAACACCCCTATCCCACAGAGGAACTCAACCCTTCCACCATCAACCCAAGCAGAAACAATCCCATGTGTCAATTCACAAAGGCTAAAATATCACAATCCAGTATGTTTTTAACCCACCTACACCACAGAACCCTAGTCCCATTAATGCCTTCAACACCTTTGGGAAGGGATCCTCTCGAACCAGGCCTTGCAAAAGGCCACAATTGGACATCTGGGAACAACCTCTTGTAGAGAGTGTATGTGACTTGGTAGCGGAAGCTATGGCACAAACCGATGGCCCAAACCGCTTTATGACCCAATTACTTGATCGGCTCAAGGGGAGGGATGGATCCAATGTTCACGCTAATACCCAGACTGTTGATGACACTAGTGACAAGGATGATACAAATTCTAAAGCTGGGGAAGCATCATATGAGAGGGAGGTGGCAAACACCAATCGAGATCGGGTAATCATTATTCACTGTTTCCATCCAAATTCCATTTatctttcatgttttttttttcctgtgttCTCTTGAGCTTTGTATTATCTTGGTTTGATCTACATTTATGTTATATGCATAGACAGTTTATTCCCAGGAGTTGTTGCTCTTCTCCTTGCTCTCGATGATGGTGATTTTTTTGGAGAATCAATATCCACCTGAAGTTTAAGTTATTCTTCCATAGAACGATCAATGAAGACTCCCGACAAAGGATATTTTGTCACAATGGGTGGATATTGACCCTCTTTGTTGTTTTTGTCTCTCTCAGAGAGAATCTATTTTCCATATTTTGTTTGAGTGTGAACTATCATAAAAGGTCTGGGCATCAGGGACCCTCGGTTTCAAACCAAACCGTCTCCCATGCAACTCCATCaaggagttagtttccttttgttTATCATTGGgtttcatcccaaaaaaagaaCTGAAATGGTTTTTTTCTGCACTAATAATTACATGTTATTTCATTTGGAACCACAGATATAAAACTTTGTTCCCCACTCATAAACCCGATGTCTCAAGGATCTTTAAGGAAATTGAATTTTGGATCGCGAACggtatcaaaaacaaaaattcagaGGCCCAGGTGATATCAACTCCAACTCCTCTGTTAGCTCCTCTATCAAGCTTCTCACCTTTGCCAACTACCTCAAATATTCTTATCATCACAAGTTTCAGGGATGAAAAATCCAAACTGTTTGCATGGGCTTATGAGTTTATATATTAAAACAGCGATATCTTATGAGAAGCAAATTATGTGTTGACAGGAAAAAGTAGTGAGGCGGAGGCCCTAGGACTCCACCAAGGGATGGAACGGGCAAGAATGAACAATTGGGTCGTGGATCAAGTATGGAGTGATGCGGTGGAGATCGGTCTTCTCTTTACAAAGCTGCTCCAAAAACTTTTGGAGTTATGGCCTAGAACACTAGTTATGCTATGCCATGAAATGGAAACTCATCctataaaaaaaactataactACTAGACTACCTATATCTAGACACCCGTCTCTAGCTTCCATTAAGTCTTTAGCTTATGAAACTATAACTACTAGACTACCTATATCTAGGTATAATCCAGCATGTAACTTGACTCCTATAAACTAATGTATGCTTTTCTtttgctgaaaaaaaaaaaaaaaatcaagcatTACAAATACCAGAgagtgggtgggtgggtgggaggACTCAAACTCGAGACCAAGGCCCAAGCTGCTACGGCAAGCAGGCCCTTAACCAACTGAGGAGCTCAATTGTCCACCATGGCACCATATTGTATTTGACTAGTATTATTATCCATTGGAGTGGATAATCCTTGTTCATGtctcattattatttttatttttaagtagaAACCCATGTTCATATTACATATATATTTCAGTAAGGACAAAGTTTCCCTTCATCGCACGCCGCATGATTCACCGCACAGTCCAAGGGTCCGAAAATCTTGCTCCCCCCCCCTCGAGTGGCTCTAGTCACTCGATTCACTATGAGTGTAGGGAGATTGGTCCTTTCAGTAAATCCTATATTTTACATATGTTTCTAGATCCTCTTTTGGATCATGACCTCCTGTAATGATCTCACACCATCATGATTTTCTACTAAATGGGTGAGATTGTTAAAGGAGGTCACacccattgttagttaaaacgggaacggtaAAAAAACAGAGACATAcggtacgtgttttaaacagataaaaatgataaacggtacggtcaaaaaaacaggaAATGTCAAACGGAcggaaacgaacggtacgagtattaaatgtgtagttttcaaaaaaatgaaaccaaaaaaagggcaatatatcatcatataatttgagagattattgcTTGTATACCTGCATCTCATGTTCTAAACtacatcaacatcaaacattcatgcatatatcatccaaaatatagcatccaatgtaaattccaaattaaaacttaatacaccatattaaaaagacatgtccaaaatatataaaaaaaaaaaaaaaaaccatccatCCATATCATCCAAGATGTCTAAAGAACTCAGTATCATTATAACAGGTCCAAAGATCAATGAGGAGACATTAAACTACATGAAGTAGATCCTCCATCAGCTCCAGTGTCAGATGGTTCAGGTTCCTCGTACGTCTGCTCAAGCCTCTTCATTTCAAGCTCAAAGTCTACTATAGGTAAGTCACCAAGATTGTCTAAATCAATAGGCCTTGAATCTTTATGTAGTTGGCTTTCATAGTTCTCCCTCATCATAGAGTTCATCCTGATGTACACCAAATCCTCTAGCATCTCTGGGGctaatctatttcttttctttgtttgtgctGCATCCCAAGCACTCCAATTACACTCACAAGGAGAGGAACTACAAGGCTGACTCAAGATTCTACAAGCAATATTTAGAAGCACAGGAAATGCACTACCAACAAATTGccaccaaatccctacaaatcaacataagtaaacaaatataagaatgctatatttaattaaaaaaatacaataataaactaattaacAAAGTCACTTACTTGGATGATTAGTTTTCATCATTGTCTGCCCTGTCATATTGAACAACAATGGACTTTTCATGCGATAATCAATGACTTCTTGCATGAATTGCTCACGATCTTCTAAAGGAACCATGATATCCATAATAAATTCTTGTGCATTCATAAATTTAGTTCCATCAATATCAAGTCGACCACCAAACATAATAGAAGGATTCAAAAGTACACCAAAGAGATGAACATGATGAATAATGTTCTTCTCTAacctaaattgaaacaaatccaTTATGGCTAAATACTTCCCTCCATCCTTCTCCACAAATTTTCTCAATGTTTCTTTTGCCCTTTCTGTTGCTTCATATAAGTAACCTGCAGTAGAACCATCTGAATCAACAAGGCGAAGAATACGAATAAGTGGCTCCATGAAAGCAACAACTTCCTTTGCCCCCTCCCAAAATGTCTCTGATTGAATTATTCCAACAGTTCTCACTGCCATTTCAGCTTTATTAAATTGAAAGGCTCTCCACTCAGATGATGCAACAAAAAGCCTCAACTCATTCTCAACAACAATAAGAGACTgcagcataaaaaaataagtaccaAACCTTGTCTTGCAAGGCTGCTTGATATCTCTATTGTTGGTGAATTTTCTCATCAATGCTACAATACCTGTGTGCCTGTGAATATAATCCACTACAAG from Macadamia integrifolia cultivar HAES 741 chromosome 14, SCU_Mint_v3, whole genome shotgun sequence encodes the following:
- the LOC122060828 gene encoding uncharacterized protein LOC122060828 — encoded protein: MSDSLESGMGSTSSTPSMPHVRVAHQPTMLEMAAKQDKKSLDMLVTDFFVNNNISFNVIQTNSFIEMLRGACAYGTSYVVPSYSNLRTSLIPGKKAEIMQYVSSIKATWDITGCTIMSDSWIDIKKRSWVNVIAYSPGGAVFLKCIECGINRLTSTFLFNEISDVIEKVGPKNVVQFISDNGSNFCSCGDMLSGKWRHIYRTNCAAHGINLLLKDIHKKVKWVREVIEDGKLVVDYIHRHTGIVALMRKFTNNRDIKQPCKTRFGTYFFMLQSLIVVENELRLFVASSEWRAFQFNKAEMAVRTVGIIQSETFWEGAKEVVAFMEPLIRILRLVDSDGSTAGYLYEATERAKETLRKFVEKDGGKYLAIMDLFQFRLEKNIIHHVHLFGVLLNPSIMFGGRLDIDGTKFMNAQEFIMDIMVPLEDREQFMQEVIDYRMKSPLLFNMTGQTMMKTNHPRIWWQFVGSAFPVLLNIACRILSQPCSSSPCECNWSAWDAAQTKKRNRLAPEMLEDLVYIRMNSMMRENYESQLHKDSRPIDLDNLGDLPIVDFELEMKRLEQTYEEPEPSDTGADGGSTSCSLMSPH